The stretch of DNA ACTCAGTCCATAAATTACCCTGAACGCCTAAGATATATTTCGCCTGCTCTGCATTGAGTTCTGCAGGAACAGGGCTATATGAATATACTTTATCTAATGGTGTATATCCACCAAAAGCATTGGGTTCAGACTGTGGGTCTCCCTGATAATGGTCAAAATAACAAAAAGCACCGGGAGTCATCACTGCAAAATGTTTTGTTTTAGCGGCTTCAATTCCCCCGCTTACTCCTGTCCAGCTCATAACAGCTGCGTTAGGAGCCAGGCCGCCTTCAAGGATTTCATCCCATCCGATAATTTTCCGGCCTTTGCTGTTGACATATTTTTCGATTCTGTGAATAAAATAACTTTGCAGACCATGTTCGTCTTTTAAATTGTTCTTTTTAATCAATTCCTGGCAATGTGCACATTCTTTCCATCTTGTTTTAGGACATTCATCCCCTCCAATATGAATATACTGAGAAGGAAAGAGCTGAATCACTTCATCCAGAACATTTTCTAAAAACGTAAAGGTTTCCTCCTTTGGACAAAATACATCATCAAATACGCCCCACTTGGTAGCAGCTTCAAAAGGACCTTTTGTACAAGCCAGCTGAGGATAAGCAGATAATGCAGCCAAAGCATGACCCGGCATTTCAATTTCCGGAACCACCGTAATGTGTCGCTGTTGAGCATATTTAACAACATCTTTAATTTGCTCCTGCGTATAAAAATACGGACCATAAGGCTTCCCGTCAAATGTATTGTCAACATAAGCCCCGATCATCGATTCTTTTCTTTTCGAACCTATTTCGGTCAGCTTAGGATATTTTTTAATCTCAATTCTCCATCCCTGGTCATCTGTTAAATGCCAGTGAAATGTATTCAGTTTATACATTGCCAGATAATCAATATACTGCTTCACTTCATCTACAGTGAAAAAATGACGGCAAACATCCAGATGCATTCCACGCCATGCAAACTTAGGCTCATCTTCTATTTTCAAAGCGGGAATTTTTTGATCTGCCTTATACTCCTGAAATAACTGGATCAGCGTCTGTAAAGCCAGAAAATAGCCCTGTTGGGTATAAGATTGTATCTGAATTTGTTTAGGTGAAATTTCCAGGGTATAAAATTCATCTGTATGCTTTGTACCAGCTGGTTTCTTCAACTGAGAGTAGACCAAATGCGCAGCTGACGCGTCAACATTACTGAATTTCAAATTTGAATTCAGACGGTTTTTAAAATATTCCGTTTCTTCTTTAGGTAGATTCTTATCCAGCAATAAAGTAGCAGGAACGATAAACTCACCACTTAAGGTATTGATTTTTTGGGGATATGGTATCAAATTTAATTGGGTTTGTGAGAAAAACACATTAGAACATAAAAGTGAAAAGACCAGTAAAAAACGCATTATTGTATGTGATTTAGATTTAAGCGAATATAATTATTTTCTGAAAAATTCATTGAATAATTTAACCTATTAAAGTATAAAAGATCTAATTTTGCAAAAATATATAATGAGAAAAACAGTTTTTTTAGCCGCCGGATTATTATTTTCAGTTTCCGCTCAGGCACAATTTCTAGATGCGATTAAATCCACTATTAAGAACAAAACAGGTGTTGATCTGAATAACACTACAAAGGCTAAAAGCACAACTTCTGTGACTCCACAGACGACATCAATCAACAAGCCTGCTACTTCTTCCCTGAATAATTTAACCTCAACACAGGTTTCATCGGGATTAAAAGAAGCCCTAAATTCCGGGGTTACGGAAGGTGTGAAAAAATTAGGGGTTACGGATGGTTTTTATAAAAATGAAATGGTAAAAATCTTAATGCCTGAAAAATTAAGAGCCATTGACACCCAACTCCGTGCAATAGGTCTAGGAAGCCTTGCAGATGAGGGTGTAAAGTTATTGAACAGAGCCGCTGAAGATGCAGTAACCGAAGCCGCTCCTATCTTTACCAGTGCGATCACTTCAATGACGATCACAGATGCAAAAAATATTTTACTGGGAAATAATAATGCAGCTACTACCTACTTACAGGACAAAACCCAAAACCAGCTGTTTACAGCTTTTCAGCCAAAGGTAAAAGCTTCATTAGGAAAAGTAGGTGCTGATACGGTATGGAAAAACTTAATTTCGAAATACAACACATTTACAGGGCAGTCTGTGACCACAGACCTTAACCAATATGTAACTACAGAAACCATTAACGGAATGTTTAAAATGGTTGCAGACAAAGAAAATGGAATCCGTAATAATCCCGCTATGAGAACGACGAGTGTTTTGCAGAAAGTTTTCGGAGCACAGGATGGAAAATAAAAAATAAGAAGTTAGAAATGAGAGGTTAGAAATTAGATTGACAAACTAATCATTTTAAAATAATATATAAAGGCTGTTTCATTAAAGAAATGGCCTTTTTGTTTTTTAAGAAAACAGCACACGCAGATAAAAAAATAAACATTTAAGATTCGAATCACTCATTAAGAGATTTCTCCTATCGTCCTTTAGATTTGTAAATAGTTAAATTTATAGAATTAAAGAAGAGAAAAGTGTTTAAGTAAACTAACCCTGTCTTAGAGTAAAACTCATATTTCGATTAAGACTTAAACACTTTCTTATCACAATCTCAGATAGAAATTCGGGCTAATGACCCATTATCAAGGAGTTGAGTTAATGATAAGATCTCTTCTTATTAATATGCAAAAACAAATTTATGAAAAATGTAATTATTGGCATTGATGTGAGCAAGCTTACTCTCGATATTAGTGTACTTATTGATTCTACCTTTCAGTTTTTTACGATAGAAAACACGGTAAAAGCATTAAAAAAGTTTTTTAAAGAATTTAAAGAACACCAAGTGATGATAGCTATGGAGAATACTGGCCGTTATAATTATCACCTTTATGAAGTTTTACCCCTTTTTGAATTTAAGGTTTATGTTATTAATCCACTTCATATAAAGAGAAGTATAGGCCTGGTAAGAGGTAAGAATGACAAAATAGACAGTAAAAGAATCGCTTTATTCTTAGAAAAACACCATATTGATCTACGTATCTGGAGTCCTTGCAGTAAAACACTACAAAAAATCAAACTCTTAAATACTGAGAGAAGACTCCGTGTTAAAATAAGAGCAGCTTTACTCACCCAGTTAGCAGACCAGTCGCTTCTAAAAGGAATGCAGGATAAAGACCTTTTAAAACTCAATAAGGACTTCATTGCCTTATTAGACAAACAGATTTCATTCATTGAAGATAAAATCCTCTATCTTATTGAAAATGACGAAGTCTTGAAAGATCAATATCATCGAATTCAAACGATACCAGGTGTAGGCAAAGTTTTGGCTGCTAACATGCTTATTAAAACCAACGGCTTTACCGAGATACAATCTGCCAGAGAAATGTCCTGCTATGCTGGTGTAGCGCCATTTGAGTATCAATCTGGTACTTCATTGAAGTACAAATCAAAAGTATCCCCCCTGGCAGATAAGGAATTAAAAAAAATTCTTCATCTCGCTGCAATGAGCGCTATTCGGTTTAAAAATGATTTGGCTGTCTACTATCTAAGAAAAGTGTCAGAAGGTAAAAATAAAATGTCTGTTTTAAATGCGGTACGAAACAAAATTATACACCGAATTTATTCGTTAATTAAAAACAAAACTTTTTATCAAAATCAATTGGAAATGTCATAGAAATCGAAATGACAAACTCTCGTGAAATTCACCATTTTACAAATCAGCGATTTTGCCTTTGCATTGGTTTGTGATTGATCAGTTAACTTAGTCAGCGAAGCTCATCTTTGCCAGCTCAAATATTTGAGATCATAAAAAAACCTTGCCAGTGACAAGGTTTTTATTTTATTTAGAATTGCATTTCAGGAATTTCTCCTTCAATGATCAAGTCTGCCTCTGTAGATTTGATAATATGTTCTACCAAAACTCCGGGCGCTCTTTCAACAAGCTTAAAACCAGCAGGAGTTACATCTAATACAGCTAGCTCAGTCACCACTCTTTTTACACAGTTGACTCCGGTTAACGGAAGGGTACATTTCTTTAAGATTTTACTTTCTCCAGCTTTATTTACGTGCATCATCGCAACAATAATATTTTCTGCAGAAGCTACAAGATCCATCGCTCCCCCCATCCCTTTTACCATCTTCCCGGGAATTTTCCAATTGGCAATGTCTCCGTTTTCCGAAACTTCCATCGCTCCCAGAATTGTTAAATCTACTTTCTGGCCACGGATCATTCCGAAGCTGAATGCAGAATCAAAGAATGATCCTCCAGGTAGTATAGTAATGGTTTGCTTTCCGGCATTGATAATATCAGCATCTTCTTCTCCTTCAAAAGGAAAAGGTCCCATTCCGAGGACTCCGTTTTCACTCTGGAATTCTACATCAATACCATCTGGAACATAGTTCGCAACCAAAGTAGGGATGCCTATTCCCAGGTTGACGTAGTAACGATCCTTCAGTTCTTTTGAAATTCTTTTGGCAATTTGTTCTTTTGTGAGCATAATAAAAACTTAGACTGCAATTTAAATATTTTCAATCGAATACAAAAGGGCTTTATTATTCAAAATTAATAGCACCATAAGTCAAAATAATATCTCTAATTTTGCAACATTATTTATTAGAATGAAAATACTTTTAAGATACCTCAAACCTTACCAATGGCTGATTGCTCTTTCACTGTTATTGGCAACCATTAATCAGGTTTTTTCTTTATTTGCTCCCGCTATTACAGGGAATATACTCGATCAGTTGGTCACTCACCCCAATTTTTTTGATAAGGCAAAGCTCTTACCCAGAAATCTGAACCAATATTTATATGGTGATGGCATATACCACGGAGTATTTTATTTTTTATCCCTGCTTATCGGAACCGCTATGGTCAGCCGAATTGCCAAAGCTTTTCAGGATTATGCAGTAAGTGTTATTACTCAAAAGTTCGGTGCTAAAATCTTTACCGACGGCTTAAAGCATTCTATGGCCCTTCCTTTTCAGGAATTTGAAGACCAGAGAAGTGGTGAAACATTGTCGATTCTAACTAAAGTAAGAGAAGATACTGTAAAGTTTATCACCAATTTTGTTAATATTTTCTTTGGAATTTTAGTCAGTATTATTTTCGTTTCCGTGTACGCGATTCGTTTACATTGGTCGATTATGCCCGTGTACATCTGTGGAATTTTTCTGATTGCATTTATTACGAATTTATTAAGTAAAAGAATCAAAAGCATTCAGAAAAATATTGTTTCGGAAACTACGGCTCTGGCTGGAAGTACTACAGAAAGCTTACGTAATATAGAAATTGTTAAAAGTTTAGGATTAACCAATCAGGAGGTTATTCGCCTAAATAATAACACATACAAAATCCTTGGACTTGAACTTAGAAAAGTAAAAAGCATTCGCTCTTTAAGTTTTATTCAGGGAACTATGGTCAATTTTCTCCAACAGATGATTACCATGACCCTACTCCTTTTAATTTTTAAAAACATCGTTACTCCCGGACAGTATTTATCTCTGATGTTTTATGGCTTTTTTATTTTCGGACCGATGCAGGAAATAGGAAATATCATTATTTCATACCGTGAAGCAGAGGCGTCTCTTAATAATTTTGACCGATTAATGAAAAAAGAGGTAGAAGAAAAGCCTCTTCACCCAAAACAAATTGGAGCCATAGAAGAACTGGAATTTAAGCATGTTTCTTTCAAACACCAGTCAGCCCAGTATAAAGCTTTAAACAACATCTCTTTTAATGTTAAAAATGGAGAAACTATTGCTTTTGTAGGACCCAGCGGTTCAGGAAAAAGTACATTGGTAAAGTTACTTGTTGGTCTTTACAGACCTCAGGAAGGAAATATTTTTTATAATGGTATTAACGGAAAGGAATTTGATTTTGATGAATTGAGAAATCAAATTGGTTTTGTAACTCAGGATACGCAGCTTTTTGCAGGAACCATCAAAGAAAATCTTCTTTTTGTAAATCCTAAGGCTACAGAATCGGATCTACAGGTCGCTTTACAGAAATCAAGTTGTACGGCCCTACTGGAAAGAGCCGAAAAAGGTATTGAAACTGTCATCGGTGAGGGTGGCCTAAAATTAAGCGGTGGAGAAAAACAAAGAATTGCCATTGCAAGAGCACTTTTAAGGAAGCCTCATTTATTAATTTTTGATGAGGCAACTTCAGCTTTAGATAGCATTACCGAAGAAGAAATAACCTCTACCATTAAAGATATCTCGAAAGAAAAAGAGCAAATTACAGTACTCATTGCCCATCGTTTAAGCACGATTATGCATGCAGATCAAATTTATGTACTTGAACGCGGACAAATAGTAGAAACCAGATCTCATGATCACTTGATTGCAGAAAAAGGACTATACTATGCCATGTGGCGACAACAGATTGGTGAACGAAAAATGCTTATATCGGAAGAATAAACAAAAAGCGCTGAATGAAGTATTCAGCGCTTTTATTTTTTGTTCAAGATATTTTTTCCGTGAATTTATTCTTTGCTTCTCACGGTTCTTTGTTCAATTCTCTTTTCAAATTTCTCTCCCTGGAAGATTCGCTGAATCATAATACTCGGAATATGAATCTCATTAGGATCTAATTCCCCAGGCTCCACCAACTCTTCTACTTCAGCAATCGTAATTTTTCCAGCACCGGCCATTGGATGATTGAAGTTTCTTGCAGATCCTTTAAATATTAAATTTCCTGCATAATCTCCTTTCCAGGCTTTTACGATAGAATAATCAGCTTTATAAGCATGTTCCAGAATATGGGGCTTCCCATCAAAATCTTTCACCTCTTTACCTTCGGCGATCTCTGTTCCGTATCCTGCAGGTGTATAGAAAGCTGGAATTCCAGCCTGAGCTGCTCTGCATTTTTCCGCCAGAGTTCCTTGTGGAGTAAGCTCAACTTCAAGTTCTCCGGAAAGCATCTGTCTTTCAAATTCAGCATTCTCTCCTACATAAGAAGAAATCATTTTTTTTATTTGTCTCTTATGAAGCAGTAATCCCAATCCGAAATCATCAACTCCTGCATTGTTGGAAATACAGGTCAAATCTTTCACATCGCTTTCCACTAAAGCATTAATGGAGTTTTCAGGTATTCCGCAAAGACCAAATCCGCCCAGCATTAAAGTCATTCCATCCTGAATTCCTTCGATGGCCTCCTTTGCATTTTTTACTCTTTTATCTATCATGAAATATTTAGATTTTTCTGTTGGTTAAATTTAATAAATTTTCTCATATTTCCGGTATAGAGGATTTTTATTTGACATGTTTTAGGCCTAAAACAGAGAAAACAGCAAATTATCTATTGCTGTTTTTTTATTTTTAAAAGGTAAATATAAAATCAAATTCTATGTTACTCAAAAATCAAGCAACCCATCTGAGAGTGCTTTCCATTGAATTTTTGAAATTCCCATCATTCCTCCCACAGCAACCAATACATTTCTGATTTTATCTATCCATTGAGCATCATAATTCGGTACCTCGTTCCTCCCATAAATAGCAGCTTTTATTTCATTGGCAGTTTTTGATATCATGAATGTAGAGCTCGCCTGGTTTCCATAAAAGTGTGCTATATAATCGTTATCAGAATTTCCCGGAACTTTTGAAGGCCGACAGGTCATCAGAAAGTATTCAAACTGATCGGAAAGCTGATGAGACTTATTAATGACCTCTACCCAATCAAATCCATTGGCTTCTTTCTCACCTGGTCCTGGTATATCAATCCGTATAAAATCCCCTATTTCAGGAGATCGATCAATAGGATTTCCCTTAAAATCATAAAGTCTGAAATCTGCTGAATTTTTGCCGGTGTACTCCTGCCATTGGTTGACTGAGAAAAACCGCTGTCTTAGTATCTCAAATTTTTGTCCGGTTATTATCGGATTTTCAAATTGTTTTTGGCTTTCAGTGTCATGAAATCCACCTTTTATTTGAGCTGGAACTCCGAGAATTTGTTTGGGTTTCATAGCTTTTAGTTTTAAAATTGAACATGCCCTACCAATAACCATGATCCGGCAATATGCAGACCAATCTTGTTATGACAAGAAAAATAAACAAACACGAAAGCTCAGTTGCATTAAACATATACTACTGATTATCAAATTTTATTAAAATTAAAAAGCATATTTTAAATAAAACACTATAGATTTTTGAAACCTAGGAGGTTATACTGCTTTCAGATATTATTTACTAAGCTAAAGAAGTACGCTTTTTGCTAATGGTCTGGATTTTGGTGTTTTTTAAATCATACCAACACACCAAATCAATACTATTATGGAAACAAAAGACCTATCAAGAATAGCGCTTGGCGCCTTTCTTATTACAGCAGGAATCGGCCATCTTACCTTTGCCAGAAAAGAGTTTCAGGCTCAGGTTCCGGATTGGGTGCCCCAAAAAAAGATGATACAGTTGTTTATTCAGGAATTGCCGAAATACTTTTAGGAACAGCCACCATTGTTACCCCAAAAAAGTATCGCGCAAGTATGGGGAAAGTAGTCGCTGGTTTTTTTGCAGCTGTCCTTCCCGGAAATATTGCCCAATACCAAAATAGAAGAGATTCTTTTGGTCTGAATACGGATAATCAAAGATTAGCAAGATTATTTATACAGGCTCCCTTAATTGCCTGGGCATTAAAATCAACACAGGATTAAGATCTTTATAAACCACCAATGAAAAAAGAAAATTTAGACAAAATAGGTAATGTATTTTATGTAATCTGTAGAATAAGCATTGGCCTGTTCTTTTTCATAACCGGATATAATAAATTATTTCATCCGGTTTTTCAAGGTTATATGTTGAATACCATCACCAAACTTGGGTTCCCCAATCCTCAGTTGATGGCTAACTTTGTAGCTTTTAATGAAGCATTCTGGGGATTGCTTTTATTATTAGGGCTGTTGACCAGATTGAGTTCTTTATCATTAATTGTCATCATGCTCGTTGCATTGATTTCAAAAGATCTTCACGCTATTCCTACAGAGTTGATTCCTGTTGACCCTAAAACAGGTATCTATCCTATGGATCAGTTTACATGGTTAACCTATTTCTTTTTCTTACCTCAGGTATTATATATAATGCTGTTGGGTTTATTTTCGCTCTATGGATATAAAGCATTGGGTTTAGATCATTTCTTAAGAAGAAAAAAAGATCAATATTTATAAATTAAAAAAACCTGGAAATGA from Chryseobacterium piperi encodes:
- a CDS encoding glycoside hydrolase family 20 protein, which encodes MIPYPQKINTLSGEFIVPATLLLDKNLPKEETEYFKNRLNSNLKFSNVDASAAHLVYSQLKKPAGTKHTDEFYTLEISPKQIQIQSYTQQGYFLALQTLIQLFQEYKADQKIPALKIEDEPKFAWRGMHLDVCRHFFTVDEVKQYIDYLAMYKLNTFHWHLTDDQGWRIEIKKYPKLTEIGSKRKESMIGAYVDNTFDGKPYGPYFYTQEQIKDVVKYAQQRHITVVPEIEMPGHALAALSAYPQLACTKGPFEAATKWGVFDDVFCPKEETFTFLENVLDEVIQLFPSQYIHIGGDECPKTRWKECAHCQELIKKNNLKDEHGLQSYFIHRIEKYVNSKGRKIIGWDEILEGGLAPNAAVMSWTGVSGGIEAAKTKHFAVMTPGAFCYFDHYQGDPQSEPNAFGGYTPLDKVYSYSPVPAELNAEQAKYILGVQGNLWTEYILDFKQVQYMIFPRLMALSEVGWGTSDPKGYKNFENRVIQQFKILDQMKVNYARSIYNISGKVIHASNGVAYELSTSQNPDGIKYTTDGTDPAMNSMSYRGAIPVSKPMTIKSAYFEQGQLKSAVSSQQFTPSKTTGKNITLEQQPSENYSFGGAFTLVDGIIGNQKQLGKTWLGFQGKDVIAIIDLGQKTQFSEIYFNTLENKGSWIHLAKSAQVFVSDDNTNFKMIKEIGKDEIQNAKGKIRLNVENQNSKYIKIKIENAGIIPAGNPGADSKAWLFVDEIGAL
- a CDS encoding DUF4197 domain-containing protein, with the translated sequence MRKTVFLAAGLLFSVSAQAQFLDAIKSTIKNKTGVDLNNTTKAKSTTSVTPQTTSINKPATSSLNNLTSTQVSSGLKEALNSGVTEGVKKLGVTDGFYKNEMVKILMPEKLRAIDTQLRAIGLGSLADEGVKLLNRAAEDAVTEAAPIFTSAITSMTITDAKNILLGNNNAATTYLQDKTQNQLFTAFQPKVKASLGKVGADTVWKNLISKYNTFTGQSVTTDLNQYVTTETINGMFKMVADKENGIRNNPAMRTTSVLQKVFGAQDGK
- a CDS encoding IS110 family RNA-guided transposase; protein product: MKNVIIGIDVSKLTLDISVLIDSTFQFFTIENTVKALKKFFKEFKEHQVMIAMENTGRYNYHLYEVLPLFEFKVYVINPLHIKRSIGLVRGKNDKIDSKRIALFLEKHHIDLRIWSPCSKTLQKIKLLNTERRLRVKIRAALLTQLADQSLLKGMQDKDLLKLNKDFIALLDKQISFIEDKILYLIENDEVLKDQYHRIQTIPGVGKVLAANMLIKTNGFTEIQSAREMSCYAGVAPFEYQSGTSLKYKSKVSPLADKELKKILHLAAMSAIRFKNDLAVYYLRKVSEGKNKMSVLNAVRNKIIHRIYSLIKNKTFYQNQLEMS
- a CDS encoding CoA transferase subunit B, producing MLTKEQIAKRISKELKDRYYVNLGIGIPTLVANYVPDGIDVEFQSENGVLGMGPFPFEGEEDADIINAGKQTITILPGGSFFDSAFSFGMIRGQKVDLTILGAMEVSENGDIANWKIPGKMVKGMGGAMDLVASAENIIVAMMHVNKAGESKILKKCTLPLTGVNCVKRVVTELAVLDVTPAGFKLVERAPGVLVEHIIKSTEADLIIEGEIPEMQF
- a CDS encoding ABC transporter ATP-binding protein, whose protein sequence is MKILLRYLKPYQWLIALSLLLATINQVFSLFAPAITGNILDQLVTHPNFFDKAKLLPRNLNQYLYGDGIYHGVFYFLSLLIGTAMVSRIAKAFQDYAVSVITQKFGAKIFTDGLKHSMALPFQEFEDQRSGETLSILTKVREDTVKFITNFVNIFFGILVSIIFVSVYAIRLHWSIMPVYICGIFLIAFITNLLSKRIKSIQKNIVSETTALAGSTTESLRNIEIVKSLGLTNQEVIRLNNNTYKILGLELRKVKSIRSLSFIQGTMVNFLQQMITMTLLLLIFKNIVTPGQYLSLMFYGFFIFGPMQEIGNIIISYREAEASLNNFDRLMKKEVEEKPLHPKQIGAIEELEFKHVSFKHQSAQYKALNNISFNVKNGETIAFVGPSGSGKSTLVKLLVGLYRPQEGNIFYNGINGKEFDFDELRNQIGFVTQDTQLFAGTIKENLLFVNPKATESDLQVALQKSSCTALLERAEKGIETVIGEGGLKLSGGEKQRIAIARALLRKPHLLIFDEATSALDSITEEEITSTIKDISKEKEQITVLIAHRLSTIMHADQIYVLERGQIVETRSHDHLIAEKGLYYAMWRQQIGERKMLISEE
- a CDS encoding CoA transferase subunit A, translating into MIDKRVKNAKEAIEGIQDGMTLMLGGFGLCGIPENSINALVESDVKDLTCISNNAGVDDFGLGLLLHKRQIKKMISSYVGENAEFERQMLSGELEVELTPQGTLAEKCRAAQAGIPAFYTPAGYGTEIAEGKEVKDFDGKPHILEHAYKADYSIVKAWKGDYAGNLIFKGSARNFNHPMAGAGKITIAEVEELVEPGELDPNEIHIPSIMIQRIFQGEKFEKRIEQRTVRSKE
- a CDS encoding DoxX family protein, translating into METKDLSRIALGAFLITAGIGHLTFARKEFQAQVPDWVPQKKMIQLFIQELPKYF
- a CDS encoding DoxX family protein; translation: MGKVVAGFFAAVLPGNIAQYQNRRDSFGLNTDNQRLARLFIQAPLIAWALKSTQD
- a CDS encoding DoxX family membrane protein produces the protein MKKENLDKIGNVFYVICRISIGLFFFITGYNKLFHPVFQGYMLNTITKLGFPNPQLMANFVAFNEAFWGLLLLLGLLTRLSSLSLIVIMLVALISKDLHAIPTELIPVDPKTGIYPMDQFTWLTYFFFLPQVLYIMLLGLFSLYGYKALGLDHFLRRKKDQYL